The DNA window GCGCAACGCGGCGGGGGCTGGGCGCTGGGGCGCAGTGCGGCGTTGCTTCAAAAAAGCCTTGCACAGTGGGACGGTGATGCCGAGGTCGGCCAGATCGCCGGCAGCGTCGCGTGCGGGATCGGTCGCTGGCTTGCCCCGTTGGACGGTGGCACGGACGGTACCGTGGTACTGGCCCAAACCCGCCTGCCCGGGCTGCGCGATCACTGTGTGGTGCAAGCTAGCCATAGCGGCCTGTTGCGCTCGTTCGAGGCCGCTCAGCAGGGGCTGAGCTTCCTGCGCCAAGGCAGATTTCGCCACTGAACACGGCCGCTCCGGTGCGGGCGAGCAATCAGGTAAAATCCGCGCCCTGTCATCCAAGCCAGTCTGGAACCATCCATGGGTAGAGGCCCCTCCATCGAAGGCCGCAAGAACGCCTCCGACGCCAAACGTGGCAAGATGTTCACCAAGATCATTCGCGAGATCAGCGTCGCTGCGCGTGCTGGGGGTGGCGATCCCGCCAACAACCCGCGCCTGCGGGTGGCAGTGGACAAAGGCCTGTCGTCGAACATGTCCAAGGATGTGATCGAACGCGCCATCAAGAAGGCCACCGGTGAGCTGGAAGGCGTGGAATACGAAGAAGTGCGCTACGAGGGCTACGCCCCCGGCGGCGTGGCGGTGATCGTGGACTGCCTAACCGACAATCGCGTGCGTGCGGTGGCCGACGTGCGGCATGCCTTCAGCAAATGCGGCGGCAACATGGGCACCGACGGCTCTGTCGCCTTCATGTTCAAGCGCCTGGGCGTGCTCAGCTTTCTCGCCGGCACCGATGAAGACACCCTCACCGACGCGGCGATCGAAGCCGGCGCCGACGACGTAGTGGTGTACCCGCAAGACGGCGCCATCGACGTGCTGACTGCCCCTGACGCTTTCGCTCAGGTCAAGCAGGCGCTCGCCGCCGCCGGTCTGGAACCCGCCCACGCCGAAATCACTTTCCGCGCCGAAAACGACGTCGCCGTCGACGGCGACACCGCCCTCCAGGTCCGCAAGCTGCTCGACATGCTCGAAGACCTGGACGACGTTCAGGACGTGTATTCGAATGTCGATCAAGCGGCGCTAGGCGCCTGAATGATGGCGGGGATGAAATGATGGCGGGGATGACGGGAATCGTAATCAGGGGTTCGCAACAGCGACGCCGCCGCGCTGCATGTACGTTCCCAATTCCCAATCTCCGATCCCCGATCCTGGCCCCTCGATGACCCGAATCCTGGGCATCGATCCCGGCTCCCAGCGTACCGGACTGGGCATCATCGACATCGACGAGAGCGGGCGTAGCCGGCACGTGTATCACGCGCCGCTGCTGCTGCTGGGTGAGGGCGATTTCGCGCAGCGACTCAGGCGCCTGCTGCACGGGCTGGGCGAGGTGATCGAAACCTATCAGCCGCAGGAAGTGGCGATCGAGAAGGTGTTCATGGGCAAGAGCGCCGATTCGGCGCTCAAGCTTGGCCATGCGCGCGGCGCGGCGATTTGCGCGGTGGTGCTACGCGATCTGCCGGTGCACGAGTACGCTGCCACCGAAATCAAACTCGCGCTGGTCGGCAAGGGCGGCGCGGACAAGGTGCAGGTGCAGCACATGGTCGGCATCATGCTCAACCTGAAAGGCAAACTGCAGCCCGACGCCGCCGACGCACTGGCCGTCGCCATCACCCACGCCCACGTGCGCGCCACCGCGCAGCGCCTGGGCGTCAATACCAAACAGGCCTGGAGCCGGAAAAGATGAGAATCGGGAATCGGGAATCGGGAATCGGGAATCGCAACAGCAGAGTCCAGAGCAGCGCGCGCTCTTACGATTCTCCATTCCCGATTCCCCATTGCCGGCATCGCCCAGGCGGTGCCCAGTGATCGGCCGTCTGCGCGGGATCCTGGCATACAAACAGCCGCCTTGGTTGGTGATCGATGTGGGCGGGGTGGGGTATGAGCTGGAGGCGCCGATGAGCACCTTCTACGATCTGCCCGATGTCGGCCGCGACGTGATTCTGTTTACCCATTACGCGCAGAAGGAAGACAGCGTGTCGCTGTACGGGTTCCTGCGCGAAGGCGAGCGCAGGTTGTTCCGCGATGTGCAAAAGGTCACCGGCATCGGTGCCAAGATTGCGCTGGCGGTATTGTCAGGCGTTACCGTGGACGAGTTCGCCCGCCTGATCGCCAGCGGCGACATCACCGCGCTGACCCGCATCCCCGGCATCGGCAAGAAGACCGCCGAACGCATGCTGGTGGAGCTGCGCGACCGCGCCGCCAGCTTCAGTAGTGGCGCGCCGATCACCGGCCAGCTCGGTCCGGACGCGGTGTCCGAAGCAGCCGTGGCGTTGCAGCAATTGGGTTACAAGCCGGACGAGGCCGCACGCATGGCACGCGAGGCCGGGGCGGAAGGCGACGAAGTCGCAACGGTCATTCGCAAGGCACTTCAGGCCGCGCTGCGCTAGGAGTTGCCTTCAAAACTACCGCGCAGCTGACAAGCGGGCGCGGTCGGCGCTCGGAATTGGCGTGTACGGTTCGTACACTGCGGTTCCTGACGCGCGGCTTACCCTTTGGCGGCAACTGCTGGCGACGTTCGGTTAGGCAACCATCGCGTCGCGTCTTCTTCTCTCTTCCTCACGCTGTTTGGCGGAAACTCCCTAACTCATGTCTCACACCCCCATTCCCGCAGCCGGCCACGCCCCCACCAATAGCCATATGGCCTTGGTCATCGGCGCGATCGGCGTCGTTTTCGGCGATATCGGCACCAGCCCGCTGTACACCCTCAAGGAGGCATTTTCGCCTCACTATGGGCTGGCCAGCGATCACGACACCGTGCTGGGCGTGCTGTCGCTGGCGTTCTGGGCGCTGATGATCACGGTGACGCTCAAGTACGTCACCATCATCATGCGTGCCGACAACGAGGGCGAGGGCGGCATCATGGCGCTGATGGCGCTCACCCAGCGCACCATGCGCAATGGGTCGCGCTCGGCCTACGTGGTCGGCATTCTCGGCATCTTCGGCGCCTCGCTGTTCTTCGGCGATGGTGTGATCACCCCGGCCATCTCGGTGATGGGCGCAGTGGAAGGTCTGGAAATCGCTGCACCCAGCCTGCACCCTTTTATCGTGCCGATCACCGTGGCGGTGTTGCTGGTGGTGTTCATGGTGCAACGCTTCGGCACCGAAAAGGTCGGCAAGGTGTTCGGCCCGATCACCTGTGTATGGTTCCTGTCGCTGGGCGCGATCGGCGCCTGGAACATCATCGACGCACCCGAGGTGATGAAGGCCTTCAGCCCATGGTGGGCGATCCGCTTCTTTATGGATCACGGCTGGCACGGGGTCTTCATCCTCGGCGCGGTGGTACTGGCGGTGACCGGCGGTGAAGCGTTGTACGCGGATATGGGCCATTTCGGCGCCAAGCCGATCCGCCACGGCTGGTATTTTTTCGTGCTGCCGATGCTGCTGCTCAATTACCTGGGGCAGGGCGCATTGGTGCTTAACCACCCGTCCGCGCTAAAGAACCCCTTTTTCGAAGCGGTGCCTGGCTGGGCGCTGTATCCGATGATCATTCTGGCCACGCTGGCGGCGGTGATCGCCTCGCAGGCGGTGATTACCGGTGCGTACTCGGTGGCCCGCCAAGCCATGCAGTTGGGCTACATCCCGCGCATGCTGATCAAGCACACCTCGCGCGACACCATCGGCCAGATCTACGTGCCCGGCGTCAACTGGCTGTTGATGGTAATGGTGATCGCGCTGGTGCTGATCTTCGGCAGCTCGACCAATCTGGCGGTGGCCTACGGCATCTCGGTGTCGATGACCATGTCGATCGATACGCTGCTGCTGGCACTGGTGGCGCGTTCGTTATGGCCGCGCTGGCACAATTGGGTGCTGCCGTTGTGCGTGGTGTTTTTCATCATCGAGCTGGCCTTCGTCATCGCCAATGGCGCCAAGCTGCTGCAGGGCGCCTGGTTCCCGCTGGCGCTGGGCATCGTGGTGTTCACTCTGATGCGCACCTGGCGCCGCGGTCGCGCACTGCTGCGAGAGGAGATCCGCAAGGACGGTATCCGTATCGACGGCTTCCTGCCCGGCCTGATGCTGGCCCCACCGGCACGCGTGCCGGGCATGGCGGTGTTTTTGACTGCCGACCCGATGGTCGTGCCGCATGCGCTGATGCACAACCTCAAGCACAACAAGGTGCTGCACGAGCGCAACATCTTCCTCAACGTGGAAACCTTGCCCATCCCGTATGCGCCGATGGACAAGCGTCTGCAGATCGAATCGATCGGTGACGAGTTCTATCGTGTGTACGTGCGTTTCGGCTTCATGGAAACGCCCGACGTACCGCTGGGGCTGATGCGCTCCTGCGACAAGGGCGGCATCCATTTTGACCCGATGGACACCACCTTCTTCGCCAGCCGCGAGACCATCGTGGCCAGCGCCAATCGCGGCATGCCGATCTGGCGCGACAAGTTGTTCGCGCTGATGCATCGCAATGCCGCTCCGGCAACCGGGTTCTTCCGCATTCCCGGCAATCGCCTGGTCGAACTGGGCGCGCAGGTCGAGATATGAAGCCGCCCTGCTGCGGGCGGCGGGGATTCGGGATTCGGGATTCGGGATTCGGGATTCGGGATTCGGGATTCGGAAGTAGGGATGAGTAAGAGCGTAGCGCCAAGGGCGTCTCGCGGCTCATAATAGTGAGCTGTCAATCCCGAATAGCGACTCCCTCCACTCCCCGCCCTCAATGGACCGCATCATCGCCAGCAGTTCCACCCGCGAAGACGATGCCGCCGATGCCAGCATCCGTCCCCAGCGCTTGGCCGATTATCTCGGTCAGCAGCCGGTGCGCGAGCAGATGGAGATCTATATCCAGGCGGCCAAGGCGCGCGGCGAGGCGATGGATCATGTGCTGATCTTTGGTCCGCCCGGTCTGGGCAAGACCACGCTCAGCCATGTCATCGCCAATGAACTCGGGGTTAGCTTGCGGGTGACTTCCGGCCCGGTAATCGAAAAGGCCGGCGATCTAGCTGCGCTGCTGACCAATCTGCAGCCGCACGATGTGCTGTTCATCGACGAAATCCATCGCCTCTCCCCAGTAGTCGAAGAAGTGCTGTATCCGGCGATGGAAGATTTCCAGATCGACATCATGATCGGTGAAGGCCCTGCCGCGCGCTCGATCAAAATCGACCTGCCGCCGTTCACGCTGATCGGCGCCACCACGCGTGCCGGCCTGCTGACCGCTCCGTTGCGTGACCGCTTCGGCATCGTGCAGCGTCTGGAATTTTATTCGCCGCAGGAATTGACCAGGATCGTGATCCGCTCGGCTGCGATCCTGGGTATCGGTTGCACACCCGATGGCGCCGCCGAGATCGCGCGCCGCGCGCGGGGCACGCCGCGTATTGCCAACCGGCTGTTGCGGCGCGTGCGCGACTACGCCCAGGTCAAGGCGGCCGGGCATATCGATCTGCCGGTGGCGCAGGCGGCGATGCAGATGCTGAAGGTCGATCCGGAAGGCTTCGACGAGCTCGACCGCCGCATGTTGCGCGTCATCGTCGATCACTTCGACGGCGGGCCGGTGGGTGTGGAGTCGTTGGCTGCCTCGTTGTCGGAAGAACGCGGCACGCTGGAAGACGTGATCGAGCCCTATCTGATCCAGCAGGGCTTTCTGATCCGCACCGCGCGCGGGCGCATGGCCACCAACAAGGCTTACCGCCACCTCGGGCTCAAGCCTAAGGCAGCACCGGTACCGGACCTGTTTGCCGAGGACCAGGATGTCGGTTGATCCTCGATTCAGTTGGCCGACACGCGTGTATTGGGAAGATACCGACGCTGGGGGGGTGGTCTACCACGCGCGCTACGTCGCTTTCATGGAACGTGCGCGCACCGAGTGGATGCGTGCACTCGGTTATGGGCAGGAACGCATGCGCCGGGAGCACGATCTGGTCTTTGCGGTCCGCTCGATGCAACTGGATTTCCTCAAGCCGGCCCGGCTCGACGACACGCTGTCAGTGTCGGCGGTATTGCTGAAATGCAGACGGGCCAGCCTGCTGTTCGCGCAATCGGTGGGTCGCGAAGGCGAAGTGCTGCTGACTGCCGAGGTGCGCATTGCCGCACTCGGTGCCAGCGACTTCCGCCCGCGTGGCATGGAAGATGCGCTGTATGAGGTGTTGAAAGCTTTAGAAACCACAGAATCCGATTACTGAGGAACAAACGGATGTCGATTGCATTGCTCCTGGCCCTGCAGGACACGGTAGTGGAAGCACTACCGCAGGACGTCGCCGCCGCTGCGGCGCAGACCGCCAGCGTGGCGCACAACACCAGCATCAACTATGTGGAATTGATCCTGCGGGCGAGCATTCCCGTCAAGATCATCGTGCTGTTGCTGCTGATCGGCTCGTTCATCAGCTGGGTGATCATTTTCCGCAAGGCGCGTGCCTTCAAGCAGGCCAATCGCGAGGCGGACGAGTTCGAAAACCGCTTCTGGTCGGGTGCGGATCTGGCCAAGCTGTACGCCTCGGCGACCGACCGCAACCGCACCGTCGGTGGCCTGGAATCGATGTTCGAAAGCGGCTTCCGCGAATTCTCGCGGTTGCGCGATCGTCGTCGTCTAGACGCACGCGTGCAGTTGGAAGGCGCACAGCGTGCCATGCGCACCGCCTTCACCCGCGAAGTCGATCAGCTCGAACGCAATCTTGAACTGCTGGCCAACATCGGTTCCACTGCGCCGTACGTCGGCCTGGTCGGCACCGTGTTCGGCATCATGGTGACGATGCACGACATGGTCAGCAGCGGCGAGCAGGCCGGTATTGCCGCCGTGGCGCCAGG is part of the Xanthomonas fragariae genome and encodes:
- a CDS encoding YebC/PmpR family DNA-binding transcriptional regulator, whose protein sequence is MGRGPSIEGRKNASDAKRGKMFTKIIREISVAARAGGGDPANNPRLRVAVDKGLSSNMSKDVIERAIKKATGELEGVEYEEVRYEGYAPGGVAVIVDCLTDNRVRAVADVRHAFSKCGGNMGTDGSVAFMFKRLGVLSFLAGTDEDTLTDAAIEAGADDVVVYPQDGAIDVLTAPDAFAQVKQALAAAGLEPAHAEITFRAENDVAVDGDTALQVRKLLDMLEDLDDVQDVYSNVDQAALGA
- the ruvC gene encoding crossover junction endodeoxyribonuclease RuvC, producing the protein MTRILGIDPGSQRTGLGIIDIDESGRSRHVYHAPLLLLGEGDFAQRLRRLLHGLGEVIETYQPQEVAIEKVFMGKSADSALKLGHARGAAICAVVLRDLPVHEYAATEIKLALVGKGGADKVQVQHMVGIMLNLKGKLQPDAADALAVAITHAHVRATAQRLGVNTKQAWSRKR
- the ruvA gene encoding Holliday junction branch migration protein RuvA; its protein translation is MIGRLRGILAYKQPPWLVIDVGGVGYELEAPMSTFYDLPDVGRDVILFTHYAQKEDSVSLYGFLREGERRLFRDVQKVTGIGAKIALAVLSGVTVDEFARLIASGDITALTRIPGIGKKTAERMLVELRDRAASFSSGAPITGQLGPDAVSEAAVALQQLGYKPDEAARMAREAGAEGDEVATVIRKALQAALR
- a CDS encoding potassium transporter Kup; this encodes MSHTPIPAAGHAPTNSHMALVIGAIGVVFGDIGTSPLYTLKEAFSPHYGLASDHDTVLGVLSLAFWALMITVTLKYVTIIMRADNEGEGGIMALMALTQRTMRNGSRSAYVVGILGIFGASLFFGDGVITPAISVMGAVEGLEIAAPSLHPFIVPITVAVLLVVFMVQRFGTEKVGKVFGPITCVWFLSLGAIGAWNIIDAPEVMKAFSPWWAIRFFMDHGWHGVFILGAVVLAVTGGEALYADMGHFGAKPIRHGWYFFVLPMLLLNYLGQGALVLNHPSALKNPFFEAVPGWALYPMIILATLAAVIASQAVITGAYSVARQAMQLGYIPRMLIKHTSRDTIGQIYVPGVNWLLMVMVIALVLIFGSSTNLAVAYGISVSMTMSIDTLLLALVARSLWPRWHNWVLPLCVVFFIIELAFVIANGAKLLQGAWFPLALGIVVFTLMRTWRRGRALLREEIRKDGIRIDGFLPGLMLAPPARVPGMAVFLTADPMVVPHALMHNLKHNKVLHERNIFLNVETLPIPYAPMDKRLQIESIGDEFYRVYVRFGFMETPDVPLGLMRSCDKGGIHFDPMDTTFFASRETIVASANRGMPIWRDKLFALMHRNAAPATGFFRIPGNRLVELGAQVEI
- the ruvB gene encoding Holliday junction branch migration DNA helicase RuvB, with translation MDRIIASSSTREDDAADASIRPQRLADYLGQQPVREQMEIYIQAAKARGEAMDHVLIFGPPGLGKTTLSHVIANELGVSLRVTSGPVIEKAGDLAALLTNLQPHDVLFIDEIHRLSPVVEEVLYPAMEDFQIDIMIGEGPAARSIKIDLPPFTLIGATTRAGLLTAPLRDRFGIVQRLEFYSPQELTRIVIRSAAILGIGCTPDGAAEIARRARGTPRIANRLLRRVRDYAQVKAAGHIDLPVAQAAMQMLKVDPEGFDELDRRMLRVIVDHFDGGPVGVESLAASLSEERGTLEDVIEPYLIQQGFLIRTARGRMATNKAYRHLGLKPKAAPVPDLFAEDQDVG
- the ybgC gene encoding tol-pal system-associated acyl-CoA thioesterase, translating into MSVDPRFSWPTRVYWEDTDAGGVVYHARYVAFMERARTEWMRALGYGQERMRREHDLVFAVRSMQLDFLKPARLDDTLSVSAVLLKCRRASLLFAQSVGREGEVLLTAEVRIAALGASDFRPRGMEDALYEVLKALETTESDY
- the tolQ gene encoding protein TolQ, which produces MSIALLLALQDTVVEALPQDVAAAAAQTASVAHNTSINYVELILRASIPVKIIVLLLLIGSFISWVIIFRKARAFKQANREADEFENRFWSGADLAKLYASATDRNRTVGGLESMFESGFREFSRLRDRRRLDARVQLEGAQRAMRTAFTREVDQLERNLELLANIGSTAPYVGLVGTVFGIMVTMHDMVSSGEQAGIAAVAPGISEALFATAIGLFVAIPAVWAYNRFTTRVERLSVRYETFADEFSSILQRQAGADE